Part of the Vigna angularis cultivar LongXiaoDou No.4 chromosome 1, ASM1680809v1, whole genome shotgun sequence genome, ATATTATTTCACTTGCAGGCAAGATGGTTCTTCTGGATAAGTTACTTCCAAAACTAAAAGAGCGTGATTCCAGGGTCCTTATATTTTCACAGGTCagttttttgtaagaaaaagatTCTTGTAATTACTTAGTATGACTGTTACTTCATTCAACCTGGTGTATTTGTTCCATGTTTTCCTAATTCCTGGCACTTCTCCAGATGACTAGGCTGCTAGACATACTTGAAGATTATCTTATGTTTTGTGGATACCAATATTGTCGCATAGATGGTAATACTGGTGGAGAGGATCGGGATGCTTCCATTGAGAATTTCAACAAACCAGGAAGTGAAAAGTTTGTCTTCCTGTTATCTACTCGGGCAGGAGGCCTTGGCATTAATCTTGCTACTGCTGATGTTGTCATTCTTTATGACAGCGACTGGTGAGTATTCTAGTTGATTGTCAGCAGCCTTTTGATTTGTGATAGTACCATTAGTTAAAGTCTAAATGATTGTTGGTTTCATAACAGGAATCCTCAAGTTGATCTGCAAGCTCAGGATCGTGCTCATAGAATTGGCCAGAAAAAAGAAGTTCAAGTTTTTCGATTTTGCACTgaggtttttaattttttactttattatccTGTTCATTAGTTAAATTTGTCTTGAAATCACTGATACTAGCACTAGATACATAAATGAGATTTCAATTGGCTGTGGGTACAAAATAATTCTAAAAGTTGTTAGTTTCTTGCTCTTAAGTTACTACTTCAAGGGATAAAATTGATATCTATTTTCAACATAAATTAGAAGTGCTAAATTAGAATAAAGACACCAAGCTTCATAACTAAGCAACTGTAGATACAATAAAATACTACCAATCATTGAATAATGTTATATTGGCAGATAAAGtgtaaaagttattaaaaaaatatgtgcCTAGAAATTATGAAGATATTCAAGATGTGGTTGATGCTGCTGGTATAACAGCCATTTTCGTGTCAAGGTGTTTCATGGTTTTTACTATCTATATGTCGATGTCTCCTTATATCATGTTAATTGCATTGCATGCAGTATACGATTGAGGAAAAAGTCATTGAAAGAGCTTACAAAAAGCTTGCACTTGATGCTCTGGTTATTCAGCAAGGCCGATTAGCTGAACAGAAGAGTAAGGGTTTTCGggaattgttttattttttgttccaAGATTTATGGACTATATAAAATGGTACAATCTGTTTGTGTGCAGCTGTAAATAAAGACGAGTTGCTTCAAATGGTTAGATTTGGTGCTGAAATGGTTTTTAGTTCCAAGGACAGTACTATTACAGATGAAGATATCGACAGAATTATTGCTAAAGGAGAGGAAGCAACTGCTGAACTTGATGCTAAGATGAAAAAATTTACGGAAGATGCTATCAAATTTAAGATGGATGACAGTATGCAACATTTCTACCTATCAAATTTAAgatgttttcttttctgaatTCCTGTTTACCAATTGGTTTGGTGTTTTGTTCTGCACTTTTCTAGCCATCATTTAAGCGAAAAAATAAATGCTTTGCATCATTTTCATTGTGTGGTTTATCCCTCTGAAATGTCATCCTTGTGATTGAATAATGAAGTAGTTAATTTAATAGttctttgttttgtatgttAGTTCCTGTTGTAGATGCATAAAAGATACAACACAGTCACAATGTTCATCAATGCAGTTTTTTTACTCCTGTTTAGGTAGTTAATATTGCTTTTTAAACTTTACGAAGTTTGAAGTTActgatgttttatattttcattttgtagCTGCTGAGTTgtatgattttgatgatgagaaGGTAAATTGACATTTTATCTTTGCTCAATATGAACCATGTTTTTTGACATCAACCACGTTGCATTTATCATGTTATTTTAACCAACCTCTGGAtgtacttttttctttaaatgcaggatgaaaacaaatttgattttaaaaaaattgtgagtGAAAACTGGGTTGAGCCGCCAAGAAGAGAACGGAAGCGCAAGTAAATATTACCCTTTCTTTATATCGAGTCAGTGATTTTTTGTTGtcactaatttataaattaatttatttgggGATATGACTTCAGTTATTCAGAGTCTGATTATTTCAAGCAAACAATGCGCCAAGGTGCTCCAACTAAACCTAAAGAGCCACGCATACCTAGGATGCCTCAATTGTAAGCTTCTCACAAAAGCCTTTCCTATATTTTTTAGCAATAGTGCTTTTATTTGAACCGAGTTCTcaattctgttttcttcagGCATGATTTCCAGTTTTTCAACACACAAAGGCTGAGTGAGCTGTATGAAAAGGAAGTTCGTTACCTCATGGTATGTAACCTAACTAACCTAACCTTACTGATTAGACAAGTCTAAGTTTAGCTCTTTCAACGTGTGTATAACTGGTGCTTACATTGCTTAAAAAATTTCAGCAAACACATCAGAAGAATCAGTTAAAAGACTCCATAGATGTTGATGAACCTGAAGGTATGTAAATTACTCAACAGAATGTTGTCTCCTCCCATATTACGATCTGTGTATAATTAATTAGGTAGCTACATTACCGTCTGTCCCAGGACAGAGGGTAAAAAGAGTAATTTTTCTTAGAAGAAAACAGGAATATGAAAATAGTTAAGAATGATTTTTGGGAAAGGGGCATTCAAATTTGTAGCATTTGTGAAGCGATAATTATTTGTGGATAGAATTCTATTGTTTCTTTGCTGTCATTAGACATGACAGAAGCATTAGCTTACCAGCAAAATAGACTAAACGTTTTGGGTGAAGCtgaaatgcattttttttatgtttaggacatgtttgtcttttaaaatcttaaaattgataaatgatGTGCACAACTAGTTTACAATAGTATCAGAAAGTTAATGGATGAAAGATGTTTCTAGGAGGCTCACGTGTAATTGTTTATCACCCTAAAAGAAAGTGGttgttttacattaaatttgtATGGCATCCTTTGGAAAAAggtaattgtaatttttaaatatagagGGTAGAGTATAATTTAAACATCCCTAAGATGGAAACGTAATTTAACCTTGTCACTTCAATGATGCCATGCGTGTTCACTTTTTAGAGGTTGGAGATCCATTAACTGCTGAAGAGTTAGAAGAGAAGGAGCAGTTGCTTGAAGAGGTGAGCAAATTTGCATTATTATTCATACATAAACTAGGATTTGATACAATTCTGTTCATTGCTAAACTTTTTTGATTTTGGTATTCGATGATTAAAGGGATTTTCGTCATGGAGCCGGAAGGATTTTAATGCTTTCATTAGGGCCTGTGAGAAGTATGGTCGAAATGATATAAAAAGTATTGCTTCTGAGATGGAAGGAAAAACGCAAGAGGAGGTTGAAAGATATGCAAAAGTTTTCAGAGAAAGATACAGGGAATTAAATGGTAAGTTTATCCAATGCGACAGTTATCTATCATAGAACATCATAAAAGCTAAAAGGTACTTAGCAGAATCTAATGAGAATTATAACAAGTTACATTCAAGTTTCTCACTGAATGACTACGGGTTTGTTATATGGGCCGTATGGTTTCCTACTAAAATATGAAGTGTCTTATGCATGTTAAATTGCCAAGTGAAGCTTGAATTTAGTTTCCCATTAAAATGTCAGGGGTCCTGATTTGTTATTTACCCACTGTATGTAGATTATGAtagaattattaaaaacattgaaaGAGGTGAGGCGAGAATAACCCGGAAAGATGAAATCATGAAAGCCATCGGGAAGAAGTTGGACCGCTATAAGAATCCTTGGCTAGAATTGAAGATACAATATGGACAAAACAAAGGGAAGTTATACAACGAAGAATGTGATCGATTCATGGTACCAAGTTTTTGCTTTATCCCCCAAGTTTTTTTGTCTTTCGTTTCTGTTCATATCCTTATCAGGTGTTCACCTAACATAATAGTGCGTTATCTGACTATAAAAAATCGCAGATATGCATGATTCACAAACTTGGCTATGGTAATTGGGATGAGTTGAAGGCAGCTTTTCGTATGTCTCCCTTATTTCGTTTTGATTGGTTTGTCAAGTCTCGCACAACACAAGAACTTACTAGGAGGTGTGACACTCTCATTCGGCTGGTGGAGAAGGAAAATCAAGAATATGATGAGAGGGAGAGGCAAGCTCGTAAAGAGAAGAAACTTGCGGCTAAGGTTTGTATTTTGAACTTATTCGAGATACTTAAATTTCGTTTATCTCAAGTGTTGTTGTAACCAAGTTTGGCGAACATTGCAGAGCATGACCCCGTCGAAGCGTTCCATGTCTAGACAGAACGATAGTCCCTCGGTGAAGAAGCGGAAGCAGTTAACCATGGATGACTATTTAAGCTCGGTATATTCCTATTTCttaagttttatatttcatCATTGGGATTTTCCAGATGCTGACCGTATGGTATTGTGAcagggaaagaagaaaaaataaataggtGAAGGGGAATGATATATGATGTGGCCTAGTTGATATTTTAGGTGATTGGCTGGTGTGCTTCCCAACCCCTTGTAAATTTACTAACACCAACCGATAGATTAGATGCccgttttattttattgcatcaAGTTCAACATACGAGTCCTGAACTTGAAATTACTTGAGCTGTACTTTTGCTTGTGTTTCAGTAACTGTTCTACTAGATTTGGAAATCGAATGCGGCATTAATCATTTTATCGCTTTAGTTATAGTCCAGTCCACTTCAGTTTGCTTTCTCCTTCATTTGTATTAGAAGCTGAaacattttgtaattatttcaGAATCCTAGTTAGTCAATTGAGTTTCTATCACCTCCTATAATAAATCAGTATGTACCTTTCAAATTTGTGTGgtatttattaacatataaatcctttttattaattactaacattattttttttcctataataATTGTCTTATACATTAGAAGTTATATTTTttctcattaaataaaatattttaattattttactgaatgaaaaaaattatttaaatatcacaCAATTGTTACTAATTTTAAAGCCATTAagattgattattatttttatgaatttgtttgtttttttcgtTTTCCTGTTCATGTTGACTTAATTCTTTTCCAGTTGACATGcaagaaaataattattgtttgtACGTTTTCTCAACGAgcatttgaaaataattttaactattgataaaaaataaaattgatagtaaaaaataatcattaattagaaaataataatttaaatctaattcacaTCTATCAGAAACCGTGTAAActatacatttttaattgtgAGATTGATGGATTAACatcaaaatatttctatttctatcttttagtttttttttcagaagTCATACTTCATGTTAACGACTTCTAACTTTTCTGCTTTCGTCTATCTTTTTCTTCatgttttcataattttttatttaataatgaattaaaaataatattttaattttcttttactctttaaaatttatggtttcttttattctataaaaaatatatttattttaaaatttttggataattgcattattaaaattatatatgcaaaatttaaaaaaaatgtcaatatttttttattaaaatgtcattattaaattttgacattattaaaattatatatgcaaaattaaaaattctaataatatttttaaaaatataggataatatttgaatatttagattttaatttattaatcgAACAATTAAAgtaacttttgaaataaaaagaagtttatctggaaaaaaaatatataaaacataaaaaagtgaAATCATGTTGGATGCGACTTTGTtaagagaagaataaaaaaattaaaaaaaaataaaaacaaaattcgtGTGAAAACACAATTTCTGATTAAATGCAAAAGTTATCTTTCGAAAACATGACTTTGAaaccatattttaaaaaattaaatccgACATTCTGTATGATGATTGCATTAAAAGGGCCTCATTTCTGTTCTTGATATGCATGATACTATACATGGAAATTTAGTTTTGTAAAGATATGACCTTTTTGCAAAATCTAGCAGAACAAATGAATCGGTATGTTTAGTCATATCTCTAGCATTTCTATGTACCCAACTACTTGCTTTCCACTATCTGCACCATAACCGGTACTGCCTCTCTCAAATTCCCCTTTCTTCCGTTCTTTTTCCAATCCACTTTCTTTTCTGACAAGAGATGGGTAGAAGAAAGAGCATGGATGTCGACCCCTTCTGTTACACTGTTTTTGCTGTGATTCAATGTACGTTAGAGCAGACACCACTTCCCGTATCGTAGGCCTTCTATCAGCTTTTTCATGCAAACACATAGCTGCAATAACAATCGCCTGATTAAGCCATTCCACTGGATAAGACCCGTGAAGTAGAGGATCCACCAATCTATGATACTCACTAATGTCCTTCAAAATAGGTTGTGCCTTCCAAAACACCACCAGCAGAGTTAGATCAAAcatctcaaaaaaaaaaaaaaatcaagtttttACAAGGTGAAGAACTCACCCACTTAACAAGATGGCACGTTTCAGGGGAACGACTCTTATCAATGGCCTTACGCCCCGAAATGAGTTCCAGAAGGACCACTCCCAAACCGTAGACCTTACATTCCGGAGTTAGGTTGCCGGTGACTGCATATTCTGGGGCACAGTAACCATATGTTCCCACTAATCCTGTTGAAACATGACTGCTATTACCAAATTTCGGTATCCCAAAATAAGACAACTTGGGATGATAACCCTCGTCCAGGAGGATGTTCGATGATCTGAGCTCTCCAAACATCACAGGAAGGTCTCTCCAAATCTCCAAATACTCCAATCCCTTTGCCACACCGCTTGCTATCTTCATCCTTGTATTCCAGTCAAGTGGTTCCCTGCCAAGAGGACGATCTGCACCAACACAATCATCACTAATCAAACCTTACGgaaaagtaaaatgaatatGCATAGAATATATATCTCTTACCGAATAAATGATTCTCCAAGGACCCCAACGGCATATACTCGTAAACAATGAGCCGCTGGTCACGTTCGCAACAATAACCAATCAGTGTCACAAGATTTGGGTGATACAAGAGAGACAGCATCTCAACCCCGGTGACAAACTCTTGGTCTTCTTGTTGGGAAATTTTTTCAAGCACTTTCACAGCAACATCCTGCAATGCAATGCATGGATGGATTAGAAATGGGAACTCACACAGCATATATATTGATAATTAGTCTTCGAAGATCTTAATTATTACTTGGCCGTTTTTGAGTTGACCTTTGTACACACTCCCAAAGCCTCCTCTACCTAACAGAAGTCTTGACCTGAAATTCTTTGTAGCTGCTGCAAGCTCTCTGAATGAAAATGCTTTCGCACGTTTAATGGCAATTGGACTCTCTGATCTTGCTCTTCTATCTGATTAAATAATACGGTATAAGTAGGCGCCAATAGAAAGTATTGAATTCAAAGCTTGTAGACAGGCTGTGCCATTATGTTGATACTGCAAAAGATTATGCAGCCAGAAGGTGTAAAATGCATTGACAATCATCTTTTATAAGGAAAGCCAAGACAAGGGTGTGCATATTGCACAACAATCAGTTAAAGTGCGATTTCAGCAGTTTAATTATCTTGCTTGGATTGTAAAGTATTTAGTTTCATCTCAGCAAACTTAACATTTAACTTGTGTCATTCTTATTTCTTGTGCCTCAAGATCGAAATTCATCAAACtgatgaataatatataagatgAAAGAAACCAATAGTTTCCAAGAAAAGCATGGTCAAGattcaagaaaaaagaaagaaaacgaaaaaaagaggaaaatttAATGCAACCCTGAAAGCAAAGTGTGTAGGAAATAGAAGGAAGAAGCAGTTAATGGAAGAAAGATAGAAAATTTGTTGTGACCTGTGGTAGAGCCAAGAGCAATAAGTGTTCTTTCCTCAGATTCCTCCATGGTTGTTGATCCATTAAGGCAAGAGAGAACACAACCCATATCCAAATGGAAGAAAACCAATCACACTCTGTCTTTACCTTCTTCCTTTCACTCTCTGAAGAAGATCTTTAACGCTCTTTCAAGAGACTAAGAAACTGAAAACGAAGTATAAAATACAATGTAATGACAGTATATATAGATGGAGTGCGCTGCTATAAGTACGTGAAAGTATTGTTGATTATGATTATATTCCCTCCAAATTTACGTGAGTTAATactattagtatttttttttcttagacacttaaaattgtataatttcaGTCTCaggattttaatttaaatatatttatatttattaattcattagtatatattgttaatttattgatattagtttcaaaattattaaaatatgtttattaataaattttcattattgatttgTAATATTAATATCAATGAAGTAGAAATGTcatatataattgatttcttTATAAAACTCAAATTACACATTTGcataattataaagaaaaaataatatatttaatcattacATGATATTAAATCTTACTAATTCAAGAAGTTAGCTATGCATCCATAACCAATTACAAAGTTAGATATGATGACGTGAgatgaatttagtttttaagtGTACTTTGTATAACTTGCACcttgtttatataaatttaatctgtaaaagaattatatattttaatattaaatgaaaagaCAAATATTCCATGATACAACACGGTGATTTGCAAGAAAGGttatttattaagtatttagGTAAATCTTTGAACTTAACCTTTATAATTAATAgtactcttaattttattaaaaaaaattaatagttacaaggagaaaaaaattaagattcatttaaaaagtataaatgttattttattttaaattaatattttattagttacaTTTAAACTACggtttttttattctttgaacATAATGTATTACACTtgttaattcaaaataataaaattagaaattagtttatatttcttATGCAGAATGAGTCAATACAATACATTTTTTTGTGgatcaaatacaaaataaatcaaaacgAGATGAATTAATAAGCATTATCACCTCTAATTTAAGTTCTTCTCGAAACATGATCAAAATCCATAACCAATAAAAGAATCTACAAGCATGACTCTAGAGAATCAATGGGGAGTcggaaaaaattgatttttaataatgTCTCAAAATTTGTATTTCTTGCTAGtaataaacttatataaaaaaatgtttagacTGTAAAAAAACAATggtttaaaagtttataaaaacttgtttatttttttattatgtttaactCAAGTGTTAAAAAATTGGTAgtttaaatgttataaaaaaaccTATTTTCTCTTCTAGATCGTTACTTAAACCATCTTGAAATAGGCCATTTAAATGTTCATACAAAAgctattcaattttttataagtcCAAACcataaatttcactttttgtATTGTAATATTCACATTCTCAATTCCCTTCCAAATCTATCAAATTTTATTCTTCtgccaacactttcaaaactgataaaaataataaaatatgtaagatACTAAAGATTAGATTTAAATTCAAAGAACTTATACAAAATGTaactaaaattaacattattaaaattaaagacataaaaaatatcaaaaaattaCGTCCAATATACTTaatgtatatacatatgtaaATTACCAATGTTTactttgaagattttttttttcaaattacttatattttattattttcaaggcttaattttttcaaattatagtACTTTTATTTGCCTCTAAATTTTAACTTACAGTACTTTCACTATacgttacaaaaaaaaattaattgggTGTTCTTTccagtttatttatttagttgaaaatttatttcaacagaaatattttaaaaaatcattttcgtttttaaaaataaatttaatacagGAGCATAAATGGGTCAACTTAACAAAACCAAATTCCACTATATGGAGTTGGGGTAAACTATTAAGctggtttgaattttattatttggcCCAATTAAAATTGGGTGGGTAACATATTCATGAATTAAAAACTCGATtcaatattttagaataaaaaactat contains:
- the LOC108330065 gene encoding probable serine/threonine-protein kinase PBL7, giving the protein MLSLLYHPNLVTLIGYCCERDQRLIVYEYMPLGSLENHLFDRPLGREPLDWNTRMKIASGVAKGLEYLEIWRDLPVMFGELRSSNILLDEGYHPKLSYFGIPKFGNSSHVSTGLVGTYGYCAPEYAVTGNLTPECKVYGLGVVLLELISGRKAIDKSRSPETCHLVKWAQPILKDISEYHRLVDPLLHGSYPVEWLNQAIVIAAMCLHEKADRRPTIREVVSALTYIESQQKQCNRRGRHPCSFFYPSLVRKESGLEKERKKGEFERGSTGYGADSGKQVVGYIEMLEI
- the LOC108319646 gene encoding ISWI chromatin-remodeling complex ATPase CHR11, with product MGRPSKTQVSNDTTSDEEEEDVAADNHQIEDDEEELQAVAQSASSDDDDNSPDEAADDDDDNKQDESNVDPEVSKREKARLKEMQTLKKQKIQEILDAQNATIDADMNNRGKGRLKYLLQQTELFAHFAKGDQSSQKKTKGRGRHASKVTEEEEDEEYLKGEEDGLANTRLVSQPSCIQGKMRDYQLAGLNWLIRLYENGINGILADEMGLGKTLQTISLLGYLHEFRGITGPHMVVAPKSTLGNWMNEIRRFCPVLRAVKFLGNPDERKHIREELLVAGKFDVCVTSFEMVIKEKSALRRFSWRYIIIDEAHRIKNENSLLSKTMRLYNTNYRLLITGTPLQNNLHELWALLNFLLPEIFSSAETFDEWFQISGENDEQEVVQQLHKVLRPFLLRRLKSDVEKGLPPKKETILKVGMSQMQKQYYKALLQKDLEVVNAGGERKRLLNIAMQLRKCCNHPYLFQGAEPGPPFTTGDHLITNAGKMVLLDKLLPKLKERDSRVLIFSQMTRLLDILEDYLMFCGYQYCRIDGNTGGEDRDASIENFNKPGSEKFVFLLSTRAGGLGINLATADVVILYDSDWNPQVDLQAQDRAHRIGQKKEVQVFRFCTEYTIEEKVIERAYKKLALDALVIQQGRLAEQKTVNKDELLQMVRFGAEMVFSSKDSTITDEDIDRIIAKGEEATAELDAKMKKFTEDAIKFKMDDTAELYDFDDEKDENKFDFKKIVSENWVEPPRRERKRNYSESDYFKQTMRQGAPTKPKEPRIPRMPQLHDFQFFNTQRLSELYEKEVRYLMQTHQKNQLKDSIDVDEPEEVGDPLTAEELEEKEQLLEEGFSSWSRKDFNAFIRACEKYGRNDIKSIASEMEGKTQEEVERYAKVFRERYRELNDYDRIIKNIERGEARITRKDEIMKAIGKKLDRYKNPWLELKIQYGQNKGKLYNEECDRFMICMIHKLGYGNWDELKAAFRMSPLFRFDWFVKSRTTQELTRRCDTLIRLVEKENQEYDERERQARKEKKLAAKSMTPSKRSMSRQNDSPSVKKRKQLTMDDYLSSGKKKK